The genomic region TCgttatatgtctgtatgtaagtatttttgtACGGAAAATTTCGAAGGTTTTTCAGAGGTCTTAGCAAAATTTTGTCGTATAAGTTTTTTGCTTTAACAAGGCTCGTTTTATGGAGGTTTCACTGTACGCAAATTGAATAATAAGATGGTATgaactaaatttcaaaatttctaagAAAAGTCGGTAAGATTgagaatttacttaaaaattaattacaaaactacatttgaaaaaaaagaatataatttgaaaaaatacattaattaCATtcacaatattaaaaataaaaattgtgtggcTCAAACTGGACTGGATTAGTTTGAACTTTTCTTACAATTTATGCGGTGCGTTTCCCATACATAActaagtattaaataaaatttgctcaTATTTATAATAGTATTAGAGAAATacgtttattttaaaactttcaaattaaattattaatatcgcTCGCTAGTAAAGTGATGTAAgtctttcaaaattcaaaatggcgatcgaattttgaagaaaattcactGATTTCAAATCTGATGTAACTTTTTAAGGTTCAAAATAACGATTCTAATGTAGCTAaccaattcagaaaaaaatcgaaaactatatatgtatgtatgtattaaaattGTATCTAATATATTAGTCGTTTCtttatactaggttgttcaataagttttgcggttcgatatgataaatttttttattatgttgcaCACTCTTCGGATTAACGTATGTTAAGTCTCATTTCAATTCATTCTTCGTTTACCAGCCACTTAGTATCGACGTTCATATTGAATTCTCATTTTTGAAAGGTTTAAaatcaaaggaaatttatgaacgattgttgaaagtgtattaggaattttcgccatcaattagttcAGTATAAAGATGGGTTActaaatttaaacgtgggcgtacaagccttgaagacgatcaaaaacagcaaaaacaccagaaatcgtagaaaaaatacaggaaatcgtattggaaaatagtGGGGTGAATGAAGGAGATTTAGATAAGTGCAAGCaatttgactgaagtattgagtCTCAGAaggctgtgtgcacaatgggtacCGCATTCGCTAGTAATGTAGCAAGAAGACATTCGgctgcgactttctcagcaatatTTAGAGCATTtccgaaaggataaagtgggtTTTGGGCGccaattcatcactatggatgagacttgggtccaTCACAATGATCCTGGAGCAAaataagaggctaaagagtggtgtgaacctggttctgcGGCTCTGAAATGAGTTCGTGACCTGAAATCGACCAAGAAGTAGATAGCATCAATAAATTTTGCTTGTGAATTATTTACAAACTggcaaaacaataaattatgaataatattgtaatcttttagaccagctggaggaaaaaattcttgcaaaaagactcagtttgcaaaagacaaaaattctttgtcatcaggacaatgcaacGTGGCACAAGTGCATTTTGGCAATGGCAAAAAATTCATggattaaagttcgaattgttggagcatccaccgtattcaacAGATTTTGCCGCTAGCGACTTCCATCGGTTtcatcattttttaataaatgatgaGGCCAGAaaagctgtggaagcgtattttgcagcccttccagattctcacttcagggatagGATTCATACAAtgaaatctcgttggaacaaatgTATAAgagatgttcagggagactatactgaataataaagtgtatttcaaaccataaaattatgtttttcttatcgaatcgaaaaacttattgaacaacctagtatgaaACAATAAGCGCACAGTTTTGAATGCGCTTATGAAATATATGCGGATTAAATCGGTGTTTCCAAGTTTAATTATGTAGTATTTATCGGCTTTTGGCAATCTGCTTTATCGACCGTAAATATTAAACGAAATATCATTCAGAATTCTAAAAGTAATTAAGACTAAGGTACGTACATATGCAGTGAACACTCTCTTAagtggacacctaacggactgAAAAACTgtgtccgcttatgagaaaaatataaaaaaacaagttcATAAAACGGAttttaatcaacttttttttaaaaacaaaatttattacacaagatattcaaattgatttacaaaactcagaaattttagctttggCGAGTTTTCCCCTTACTTTCAGTATCTTGAAGATATATTTGAAGGTCAGTAAGCAGTTCAATACCCTTAAAGTCACTCTGGCTTAGAGAAAAAGCTTTAAGTTTTCTTATAGATCTTGCAGATTTTTCAATAACAAACAGGCATTCTCTTGCTCCAGTCTTATTGACGCAGTATAAAATCGTGAGAGGAGCTcgcggagatcagctgtagctcctttccacataaatatttttactaagtcttaaaatacagttagaagataacaaaatatatgtatgtacaaatcttatgtacatatttcagttCAGTGTTGATAATGGGGATGGCGGTTATTATGCCTCCTTACTAcaaacacgcatatgacgttttaatttttgattgaatGGTTTTAACGTGGAAAGAggtctacgcaaaaatactgtggatggcgttgttattgttgttttaacagcatagttagccctgtcagtgtaagtatatcatcggtcgtcttcgtctagctcatctaagggtaggcccaggaaacatgctgtttcgacaggttggatccagagggagaggggggttagatgagtcggtttgagggggcatgtgaagaggtggttagtgtcgtgcggggtaccttcacatgccggacatgtgtttggtatgttggggtcaattctggataagtaggagtttaacctgctacaatatccagaacgtaattgtgccaatgttacacgagtctcacggggaagctggagctcttcatctgcgataggtggtggttggactccgattacggcattcacaggacgggagttcatgaaggtggtaacggtctcccggtgaatgtcgtttattgactgtctaaatactgtccggtccagtaagtttcggtcagttttgtcctggagttcgcacactagccctgtctagtgtatcgTATATCTGTGGAtggcgtagccggagttggatggatgagggtttttttttaagtcacgCCCACACGAGAAAAAGttctgtgcaaaaaaaaaacacgaggaCCCCTTTGTAAAGCTTGTCGAAGCAGTACAATACACTTATAAACGGtgattttggatttttaattactttattattttttgtgatatacAATCCAGACAATCAAGcggtttttattccaaatttcctCCTGCGACGCTTTTTCccataaaaaacaatgtttatataatattactaaaaatgtttcttaaaattGATTGTTGCcattttcaaaagcaaaatagtatgtttaaattaaaaatacaaaagacttcgcaaatacaaatatgcacatatttttgaTGCGCAGTTGTGATTACTTCCAATGTCTTTATAAATTCgccttaatttttatatgcaacagtaaaaaattaatctacacctaatttaaatagaaatgaaaaccgaaaccatttttttattataatatttccaTTGCCTTTTTCCTACAAAGGATAATGCCATTCATTCGTAAAAATATATGTGTACACATATTGATCAAGCCATCAGTTAAGTTCCATAAATGCTATTGTTTATTTAACGCATAAGATCAATTTTTACAGCAGCAGTGTTAGCCAGCCAACAATTAAGCAAAATCCACCATACGGAGCGAAGCGTGCAAAACGTTTATCACCAGTAAATGCACGATAATATAGAGTACCACTAAACAAAAATGTTCCAGTAACTAAAAGAGTGCCGGCCTGTAATTGAGATAACATCATTAATGATTAACTCAGCCATAACAAAAGCTTTGCCATTTAGTTTGTTATCTTACCAGAAGTGGATATTTTGCCAATGGTACACCTAGAAGCGCTAGTGAGTGGAAGAAGTGGAAACGATTGGccgtttcaaaaattgtttttgattcaTCTTTCTCATGCGATGGCGGCAATGTGTGGCTACCTATGGCACCAAGTATAACGGCTGAAGCACCGCTTAAGCCTGCTAGTCGCACAAAATTATGGTTACGTCCAGCAAGTTTCCATAAGGGAGGTAATGCACCCATTACTTTTGCGCCGACGACTTCTGTTGTTGCTTTGACGATTGGTGTGCTGTTGGTGGTGGCCTAAAATGTTATCGTTTATGTaagcaattaaaacaaaaactacttaAAAATTCATACCGTTCCTCGGGTAAATAATGACGTTGTGCCCGACACGACGGCCTTGCTTACTGGATTACCAATGGCAACATAATGCAATGCGTCAGTAAATGTCATTTTTGCAATTTCAACGTCTCTCCAATTTTATCACGTTTCCCTTTATCAGTTTAGGCTATATTTGCGATTTCGTCTGCTGCATACAATTAATTGTAATTTGTTAAcagataactttttttgttatggtATATATATTCCAcaatttacacaaaattttttagttcTTAGAAGAAAAGGCAAAAGAATTAACcggcaaaagaaaaacaaccgCTTTCTGTCAAACTTTGACTATGGTAACTATGGTGGTAGTCAAGAAAATATTTAGAGTGCCCGCACACTGCAAACTTTATCGGCCGATTATTTAGTCGGTCTCTCTTGAATGGCATGAAGGAATATGAAGATACACAAACGACTTTcattttcgcgattttgacaaatcTGGCGTGAGCTCCCTTtccaatccaaaaaaaaaaaacacgaacaaaacaaaaggaagagaaaatacatgtttgtgaaaattcagtgaatggcttggtaatattgtaatctgtgagatttaaactaaacaaattaatgaaaacgaaatgtcgtgtgttaaattgtgaaagcacaaattaatataaagcctccaaatccatttttttgaGTCTTTTAAGAAACCGTGTCAagaaaatgtgtgtgtatgtgcatataaattcTTGTTTTCGCCTACTCCTCTTCACAAATAAGTAAttccaatttcttttgtttgtttatgcaTGGGCCTTccgacacagcgaattcggaaggcgcaatattTTATTCTAGCATTCTTGACAAAAAGCAGATTAACCAgtaaatgcaagaaaaaaagtttcgCTTATGTGGATTCGCCTTGATGTAAGcttatcaattattttaatttggcaaATTGGAACAATTATGCTCAATGCTGTTTAGAAAGAGTTCTAATCTATTAATAATGGTTCAAGTATTTTATGATCCTTTTGAttcaaaattgtatacatacTAATAATTGAGAGAGTGTATACTCTCATTGATAGTTGTCTGAGGGCCGTCAATCATGAGCGATAGCTGAGCCGGCATTCAATATACAAGAACCTACAAATTCAAATACAGCTGGTCTGCATCCATTTGAGATTGTGGGCAATTTGAGAACATTTGCTAGGCAATAAATACTTCTAAGCAAAACTCGTATCCGTTTATCACTTTGCAAtagtttgaaattaatttgcGATATAACTTGAACATTTTAAATGTGTAGAGgccaatttttttacagaatcGCTATACGTTAGCGAGTGGCGAATAGCTGAAACAACGGCATTAATAAACATACGTCCCAAAGCTGATATTTATTTGTAGGCACTTCATAAGTATTAGTAATGCAACTTCCCTATTATTAGAAAAGAGAGTTATCGCATTTGAGAATAGAGAGTATTACCAGTTTTAAGAGAGCAGAGAAGTAGCGAATCGAAGATAACTTATATTATGctgatttttattgaaaatatcgtTATATTCAAAATGTGTACTATTTACAAACAAGTCCATCGTTAATGCTATCACGTTCCAAATAGCAAATGTTGGGAAGAatacaaggcgaatctattaaaggtggtgttggtgttgtttttttttttttttttttctttcgctgtatCCATGTGgatgtcagcacagaataaagcaaggcgaattaattttgtgttttctaattttccaatactttgccgtgacaaacaaatgtacaaaatattgttgttagtctagtaccaccacctttaataaatgcgccttggaAGAATACATAAGCACTCAAAAGCTGCTGTCAACAATCATATCTATGATCCGGAGCTGGATAACCCAAAGAGCATATTATTTGAGTGGTTTGTAAAACGACCGAAATACACCTTTGTGCTTTGCCCGAAAATCTAAACCGCTTTCGAAACACAACCTAATAGCATATCGCTGGTAACCAACGAGTTGTGGCGACTCGCCGCTTACAACCAAAATGGCTTCTCAAAAAGCGAGCGCTATCGACTCGTTCATTCGGTTTTTTCCCTTCACCGATATTACTTGATTTACTACAGGTAagcgaaaaattttttataaaatatgtgaTTTAGcagatattaaaaacaaatcaattaaTCTTTGTAAAATTCAGTGTTTTCTcgttttattccaaaaattctaattttcgaATTGTGGGtgtaaatgttttttcaatttgattattttgacATCCACGTGTTCGATTTTGTTAAGCACAcagttattagtttttttttaaataaaactgtaTGATGATACTATTTATCTTCCTTTTGCGGTTTCCACCGTAAAGTTATTGGGCTTAGGCGTAATAACTTAATGATGGCTTAAAGGTGTCTGATTCAATTTAttagtatttatatacataacctcaaatgttTCCATATTAATAAGTGTATTTAATTTCAGAATGGCGGACGCAGCTCCAGCCCGTGGTGGTTTCCGTGGAGGATTTGGTTCTCGTGGTGGCCGTGGAGGTCGTGGTCGTGGTCGCGGCCGTGGACGTGGACGTGGCCGTGGCGGCAAAGAAGATTCAAAGGAATGGGTTCCAGTAACTAAATTGGGTCGCTTGGTGCGTGATGGAAAAATTCATTCCTTGGAAGAAATCTACCTTTACTCTTTGCCCATTAAAGAGTTTGAAATCATCGATTTCTTTGTGGGCCCCGCACTCCGTGATGAGGTATTGAAAATTATGCCTGTCCAGAAGCAGACTCGTGCTGGTCAACGAACCCGTTTCAAGGCTTTTGTTGCGATTGGTGATAACAATGGTCATATTGGTCTTGGTGTCAAGTGCAGCAAGGAAGTAGCTACAGCTATTCGTGGTGCCATCATTCTGGCTAAATTGTCAGTCGTACCCGTGCGCCGAGGCTACTGGGGTAACAAAATTGGTAAACCTCATACTGTACCATGTAAAGTCACTGGCAAGTGTGGTTCCGTATC from Anastrepha obliqua isolate idAnaObli1 chromosome 2, idAnaObli1_1.0, whole genome shotgun sequence harbors:
- the LOC129237603 gene encoding transmembrane protein 256 homolog; amino-acid sequence: MTFTDALHYVAIGNPVSKAVVSGTTSLFTRGTATTNSTPIVKATTEVVGAKVMGALPPLWKLAGRNHNFVRLAGLSGASAVILGAIGSHTLPPSHEKDESKTIFETANRFHFFHSLALLGVPLAKYPLLAGTLLVTGTFLFSGTLYYRAFTGDKRFARFAPYGGFCLIVGWLTLLL
- the LOC129237604 gene encoding 40S ribosomal protein S2 — translated: MADAAPARGGFRGGFGSRGGRGGRGRGRGRGRGRGRGGKEDSKEWVPVTKLGRLVRDGKIHSLEEIYLYSLPIKEFEIIDFFVGPALRDEVLKIMPVQKQTRAGQRTRFKAFVAIGDNNGHIGLGVKCSKEVATAIRGAIILAKLSVVPVRRGYWGNKIGKPHTVPCKVTGKCGSVSVRLIPAPRGTGIVSAPVPKKLLTMAGIEDCYTSARGSTGTLGNFAKATYAAIAKTYAYLTPDLWKEMPLGATPYQEFADFLAEKPTSAAARHQVEA